From one Paeniglutamicibacter psychrophenolicus genomic stretch:
- a CDS encoding M50 family metallopeptidase encodes MEIIDRWWQAVLAGFGGTEPLVLAPWPVLGLLALCVLLTVPRATWRIFGLYVTFVHELGHAFAALLTGRFVHGLKIRLDHSGELVSSGKPGFSAVFSGFWGYPAPAVVGLGLVASTYFGHASAALSIGALVLLGSLVFLRNWAGIAVALCSALAAQLLVLYTPVRAMGWVVLGLGLMLLVGSVRDLFKVIGVHTRRRELVSSSDAYILATRSWLPAWFWLMGFTVAVGGSVVLSGWMLAAMLA; translated from the coding sequence ATGGAAATCATTGACCGGTGGTGGCAGGCCGTGCTGGCCGGGTTCGGCGGCACCGAACCGTTGGTGCTGGCGCCCTGGCCGGTGCTCGGCCTGCTGGCGTTGTGCGTGCTGCTGACCGTGCCGCGGGCCACCTGGCGGATCTTCGGGTTGTATGTGACCTTCGTGCACGAATTGGGCCACGCCTTTGCCGCGCTGTTGACCGGACGGTTTGTCCATGGACTGAAGATCCGGCTGGACCATTCAGGGGAGCTGGTCAGCAGCGGGAAGCCCGGGTTCTCCGCGGTGTTCAGCGGCTTCTGGGGCTACCCGGCACCGGCCGTGGTCGGCCTGGGCCTGGTTGCCTCGACGTACTTCGGCCATGCTTCCGCTGCCCTGTCCATCGGGGCGCTGGTGCTGCTGGGGTCGCTGGTGTTCCTGCGCAATTGGGCCGGCATCGCGGTGGCGTTGTGTTCCGCGCTGGCTGCCCAGCTGCTGGTGCTCTACACCCCGGTCCGGGCCATGGGCTGGGTGGTACTCGGCCTGGGTCTGATGCTGCTGGTGGGGTCGGTGCGCGACCTGTTCAAGGTGATCGGGGTCCACACCCGGCGGCGCGAGCTGGTTTCCTCCTCCGATGCCTACATCCTGGCCACGCGCAGCTGGCTGCCGGCCTGGTTCTGGCTGATGGGCTTCACCGTGGCGGTGGGCGGCTCGGTCGTGCTCTCCGGCTGGATGCTCGCGGCAATGCTCGCTTAA
- the glsA gene encoding glutaminase A: protein MRSPIDSYLADLHADLLGLSSGAPYQGIPAMKDADNTKFAIAMATVDGHVYQVGDAELEFSIQSISKPFSYALALDDIGLDAVDEKLDVEPSGDAFNEISLSRDTGRPANAMINAGAIATISLIRDADAPRFERILAHYSAAAGRQLELSDSIYASEALTGHRNRALAYLLRSFDIIETDPTPVLEDYFRACSVMVNARDLALMAATLANGGTQPATGVQVMGKEAVQRTLSVMTTCGMYDDAGAWISAVGLPAKSGVGGGLIAVLPGQLGLAIYSPALDPHGSSVRGVAASERISADMGLHFVRAARLGRSAIRENYDITRLPSHIRHSEAATKLLAQYGERARIIELAGDLLFAGTESMVREVSELDACVELVVLDLRRVDEVDKIAVQMIHQLQRELAAESRTLALVQEIPFEPLASLRSFPSRNDAVEWAQATLLARHGTADMVPETVAVRDFAALAPLDGADIALLESLMEESRIEDGRIIRRPGEEFGGVYFILGGKVATSTLQGGRAVRQATLSAGMTFGEIALGGEGEQTTRVTAVGRAHLKVLSAASIARLETENPGAALRFWKAIARDAYTRVEENIKDSSYPLH, encoded by the coding sequence ATGCGCTCCCCCATCGACAGCTACCTCGCCGACCTGCACGCCGATCTGCTTGGTCTTTCCTCCGGTGCCCCGTACCAGGGCATCCCGGCGATGAAGGATGCGGACAACACGAAGTTCGCCATCGCCATGGCCACCGTCGACGGGCACGTCTACCAGGTCGGGGACGCCGAGCTGGAATTCTCCATCCAATCCATCTCCAAGCCCTTCTCCTACGCGCTGGCCCTGGATGACATCGGGCTGGACGCGGTGGATGAGAAGCTCGACGTGGAACCCAGCGGGGACGCGTTCAACGAGATCTCCCTGTCCCGGGACACCGGGCGCCCGGCCAACGCCATGATCAATGCCGGGGCCATCGCCACGATCTCGCTGATCCGCGATGCCGACGCCCCGCGCTTCGAGCGCATCCTGGCGCACTACTCCGCGGCCGCCGGGCGGCAGCTGGAACTGAGCGATTCGATCTACGCCTCCGAGGCGCTGACCGGGCACCGCAACCGCGCCCTGGCCTACCTGCTGCGCTCCTTCGACATCATCGAGACCGACCCGACCCCGGTGCTCGAGGACTACTTCCGTGCCTGCTCGGTCATGGTCAATGCCCGGGACCTGGCCCTGATGGCCGCGACCCTGGCCAACGGCGGCACCCAGCCGGCCACCGGGGTGCAGGTCATGGGCAAGGAAGCGGTGCAGCGCACGCTGTCGGTCATGACCACCTGCGGGATGTACGACGACGCCGGGGCCTGGATCTCCGCGGTGGGCCTGCCTGCCAAGTCCGGGGTCGGCGGCGGGCTGATCGCGGTGCTGCCGGGCCAGCTGGGCCTGGCCATCTATTCCCCGGCGCTGGACCCGCACGGGTCCTCGGTGCGCGGGGTCGCGGCCAGCGAGCGGATCAGCGCCGACATGGGCCTGCACTTCGTGCGGGCCGCCCGCCTGGGCCGCTCGGCGATCCGCGAGAACTACGACATCACCCGCCTGCCCTCCCACATCCGCCACAGCGAGGCCGCCACGAAGCTGCTGGCGCAATACGGCGAGCGGGCCCGCATCATCGAATTGGCCGGGGACCTGCTCTTTGCCGGCACCGAGTCCATGGTCCGGGAGGTCAGCGAGCTCGATGCCTGCGTCGAACTGGTGGTCCTGGACCTGCGCCGGGTCGACGAGGTGGACAAGATCGCGGTGCAGATGATCCACCAGCTGCAACGCGAACTGGCCGCCGAATCCCGCACGCTGGCACTGGTGCAGGAGATTCCCTTCGAACCGTTGGCGTCCCTGCGCTCATTCCCCAGCCGCAACGACGCGGTGGAATGGGCCCAGGCCACGCTGCTGGCCCGCCACGGCACCGCTGACATGGTCCCCGAGACGGTGGCGGTGCGCGACTTCGCGGCGCTGGCCCCGTTGGACGGCGCCGATATCGCGCTGCTCGAATCCCTGATGGAGGAGAGCCGGATCGAGGACGGCCGGATCATCCGCCGCCCGGGCGAGGAATTCGGCGGCGTCTACTTCATCCTGGGCGGCAAGGTGGCCACCTCGACCCTCCAGGGGGGCCGGGCCGTGCGGCAGGCCACGCTCTCGGCCGGCATGACCTTCGGGGAGATCGCCCTGGGCGGCGAGGGTGAGCAGACCACCCGGGTCACCGCGGTGGGCAGGGCGCACCTGAAGGTGCTCTCTGCCGCGTCCATCGCCCGTCTGGAGACCGAAAACCCGGGTGCGGCGCTGCGCTTCTGGAAGGCCATTGCACGCGATGCCTACACCCGGGTCGAGGAGAACATCAAGGACTCCAGCTATCCCCTGCACTGA
- the rarD gene encoding EamA family transporter RarD: MNRGVLASLVASALFAAIFLISGSLRDIGHTEVYGWRIVLTLAIIAPVYALVPSRRTQMLALLGRIRARPSLLFFGVIASALVGVQLWLFMYAPMNGYALATSLGYFLLPLVMVVVGRAAFAERLSQGQKIAVVLAALGVAHQLIFAGGLAWPTLLICLGYPVYFAARRRARFESNAAFTLEILLLTPLALWFILTGDRGPGAELLPVLSIGVLGAVAMFLYLGAASLLSLSVFGLLSYVEPVLLLVAAVAMGEQLVARDAFTYAPIILALVLLAADGFRASRSLR, translated from the coding sequence GTGAATCGTGGCGTTCTTGCCTCCCTTGTGGCCTCGGCGTTGTTCGCCGCCATCTTCCTGATCTCCGGGTCGCTGAGGGACATCGGGCACACCGAGGTCTACGGCTGGCGGATCGTGCTGACCCTGGCGATCATCGCCCCGGTCTACGCGCTGGTTCCCTCCCGCCGAACCCAGATGCTGGCCCTGCTCGGACGCATCAGGGCCCGGCCCTCGCTGCTGTTCTTCGGGGTCATCGCCAGTGCCCTGGTGGGCGTCCAACTCTGGCTGTTCATGTACGCACCCATGAACGGGTACGCCCTGGCAACCTCGCTGGGCTACTTCCTGCTCCCGCTGGTCATGGTCGTGGTGGGGCGGGCGGCCTTCGCCGAGCGGCTCTCCCAGGGCCAGAAGATCGCGGTGGTGCTGGCGGCTCTCGGGGTGGCGCACCAGCTGATCTTCGCCGGCGGGCTGGCCTGGCCCACGTTGCTGATTTGCCTCGGCTACCCCGTCTACTTCGCCGCCAGGCGGCGGGCACGCTTCGAATCCAATGCCGCCTTCACCCTGGAGATCCTGCTGCTGACCCCGCTGGCGCTCTGGTTCATCCTGACCGGGGACCGCGGGCCGGGGGCCGAACTGCTGCCGGTGCTCTCCATCGGCGTGCTTGGCGCCGTGGCCATGTTCCTCTACCTGGGCGCCGCCTCGCTGCTGTCCCTGTCGGTCTTCGGGTTGCTGAGCTACGTCGAACCGGTGTTGCTGCTGGTGGCCGCCGTGGCCATGGGCGAACAACTCGTTGCCCGGGACGCGTTCACCTACGCACCGATCATTCTGGCTCTGGTCCTGCTGGCCGCCGACGGATTTCGCGCCTCGCGTTCCCTGCGCTGA
- a CDS encoding TIGR01777 family oxidoreductase: protein MAIFEYTTHLPYPRQSVFDWFARPGALPRLAAPFTGTIRQEPDKGLAVGSRAVMDVAAPGTMGTSLAAAVETGARTLGLPGWVRAQVPWHAKHIALNPGHDFTDIMESGPLARWEHQHLFADDDSPATGGTVMRDVVEYELPVLNRLPWQQAHKLSEKAFRHELIQVFRYRERMLRADLAFHAGHQARPLVVAVAGATGMIGTQLCALLGGGGHRVIRLVRDRAAADGRDRIFWDPEYAVLDPEDLRGVDAVVNLAGHTIGGRFTQGTKESIRSSRVLGTGLLARALASLAGDGKPRSFIVASAIGIYGANPHGTSPAVPLAEDAKPGTDFLAEVCTAWEEACAPAAAAGVRVVNVRTGLVQSPAGGILAQMLPLFALGLGGPLGADAWQSWIGLDDVVGIYAHALLTDSVSGPLNAVAPNPVQGREYARVLGKVVRRPARVPVPAFGPRLLLGREGAAELAFANQLVDSGKVEASGYEFRQPDLESALRHVLGRS from the coding sequence ATGGCAATCTTTGAATACACCACGCATCTGCCCTACCCGCGCCAGAGCGTGTTCGACTGGTTTGCCCGCCCCGGGGCCCTGCCCCGGCTGGCCGCACCCTTCACCGGAACCATCAGGCAGGAACCCGACAAGGGCCTGGCCGTGGGCTCGCGCGCCGTCATGGACGTTGCGGCCCCCGGAACCATGGGCACCTCGTTGGCCGCGGCCGTCGAGACCGGCGCCCGGACCCTCGGGCTTCCCGGGTGGGTGCGCGCACAAGTCCCGTGGCACGCCAAGCACATCGCCCTGAACCCCGGGCACGACTTCACCGACATCATGGAATCGGGCCCCTTGGCCCGCTGGGAACACCAACACCTCTTCGCCGACGACGACTCCCCGGCCACCGGCGGCACGGTGATGCGCGACGTGGTGGAGTACGAGCTGCCGGTGCTCAACCGGCTGCCGTGGCAGCAGGCGCACAAGCTCAGCGAGAAGGCCTTCAGGCACGAACTGATCCAGGTCTTCCGCTACCGCGAACGGATGCTCCGGGCCGATCTGGCCTTCCACGCCGGCCACCAGGCCCGGCCCCTGGTGGTCGCCGTGGCCGGGGCCACGGGAATGATCGGCACCCAGCTCTGCGCCCTGCTCGGCGGGGGCGGGCACCGCGTCATCCGGCTGGTCCGCGACCGGGCCGCCGCCGACGGAAGGGACAGGATCTTCTGGGATCCCGAGTACGCGGTGCTGGACCCGGAGGATTTGCGCGGGGTCGACGCGGTCGTGAACCTGGCCGGGCACACCATCGGCGGCCGGTTCACGCAGGGAACCAAGGAATCGATCCGCTCCTCGCGCGTGCTGGGCACCGGGCTGCTTGCCCGCGCCCTGGCGTCGCTGGCAGGGGACGGGAAGCCACGCAGCTTCATCGTTGCCTCCGCCATCGGCATCTACGGGGCGAACCCGCACGGCACCTCCCCGGCCGTGCCGCTGGCCGAGGACGCGAAACCGGGCACCGACTTCCTCGCAGAAGTCTGCACGGCCTGGGAGGAGGCCTGCGCGCCGGCCGCCGCGGCCGGAGTCCGGGTGGTCAATGTGCGCACCGGGCTGGTGCAATCCCCGGCCGGAGGCATCCTGGCGCAAATGCTGCCGCTCTTCGCCCTGGGCCTGGGCGGGCCCCTGGGCGCTGACGCCTGGCAGTCCTGGATCGGGCTCGATGACGTGGTGGGCATCTACGCGCACGCGCTGCTGACCGATTCGGTCTCCGGGCCCCTCAACGCCGTGGCGCCGAACCCGGTGCAGGGGCGCGAATACGCCAGGGTCCTGGGCAAAGTGGTGCGCCGCCCGGCACGCGTCCCGGTCCCGGCCTTCGGGCCCCGGCTGCTGCTGGGCCGCGAGGGAGCCGCCGAGCTGGCCTTTGCCAACCAGCTGGTGGACAGCGGAAAAGTCGAGGCCAGCGGCTACGAATTCCGGCAGCCGGACCTGGAATCGGCGCTGCGACACGTACTGGGCCGTTCCTGA
- a CDS encoding YihY/virulence factor BrkB family protein, with amino-acid sequence MEKPQHKDLTLRRDSWLYAVKRTVREFSRDGATDLAAALTYYAVLSLVPGLLAMLSLLSLLSGGPEARDWMVKAIGTVSTPEMGTTAKELLTQLGEQTGAGWTLLLGLLGALWSASAYVGAFGRALNRTYSTTEGRPLWKLRPQMYLLTLVIVVLAVLALALLVLSGPVARGIGDVLGLGEATLLAWNIAKWPVLVLIAVFMVALLFHFTPNIRKPKFRWISAGSLGALLVLALATAGFFFYVSYFGKYKSAYGALAGVIVLLLWIWLANISLLLGSELDAELERARELRQGLAVEDELALPARDDTGIAKARLAMLDDHQDARALRIRAGGEAHPDVDLPGPRIPWGLLAGTLGAVGAYLAGRRHGAGR; translated from the coding sequence GTGGAGAAGCCACAACACAAAGACTTGACGTTGCGCCGGGATTCCTGGCTCTATGCCGTGAAACGAACCGTGCGCGAGTTTTCCCGCGACGGGGCCACCGACCTGGCCGCCGCACTGACCTACTACGCGGTCCTGTCCCTGGTGCCCGGGCTGCTGGCAATGCTCTCGCTGCTCTCCCTGCTCAGCGGCGGGCCCGAGGCCCGGGACTGGATGGTGAAGGCCATCGGCACGGTCAGCACCCCCGAGATGGGAACGACCGCCAAGGAGCTGCTGACGCAACTCGGCGAGCAGACCGGGGCCGGATGGACCTTGCTGCTCGGTTTGCTCGGTGCCCTGTGGTCGGCCTCAGCGTACGTGGGCGCCTTCGGACGGGCGCTGAACCGCACCTACTCCACCACCGAGGGGCGCCCGCTGTGGAAGCTGCGGCCGCAGATGTACCTGCTGACCCTGGTGATCGTGGTCCTGGCGGTGCTCGCCCTGGCCCTGCTGGTGCTCTCCGGGCCGGTGGCCCGGGGCATCGGGGACGTGCTGGGCCTGGGCGAGGCGACGCTGCTGGCCTGGAACATCGCCAAGTGGCCGGTGCTGGTGTTGATCGCCGTATTCATGGTTGCCCTGCTCTTCCACTTCACCCCGAACATCCGGAAGCCGAAGTTCCGCTGGATCAGCGCCGGGTCCCTGGGTGCGCTGCTGGTGCTTGCCCTGGCCACCGCCGGGTTCTTCTTCTACGTGTCGTACTTCGGGAAGTACAAAAGCGCCTACGGTGCGCTGGCCGGGGTGATCGTCCTGCTGCTGTGGATCTGGCTGGCGAACATCTCCCTGCTGCTGGGCTCGGAACTGGACGCCGAGCTGGAGCGCGCCCGGGAACTTCGCCAGGGCCTGGCCGTGGAAGACGAACTGGCGTTGCCGGCCCGTGACGACACCGGGATCGCCAAGGCGCGCCTGGCCATGCTCGATGACCACCAGGACGCCCGGGCGCTGCGGATCAGGGCCGGCGGGGAGGCCCACCCCGACGTGGATCTTCCCGGACCGCGCATCCCCTGGGGACTGCTGGCCGGGACCCTGGGTGCCGTGGGCGCGTACCTTGCCGGGCGGCGGCACGGCGCGGGCCGTTGA
- a CDS encoding NUDIX hydrolase, which yields MNGFPAPSVIRTRLADRQRLDLSHLGNLRRAAVAITVMDAGATGPNVVIIKRSTRHGNPGQWALPGGRIDAGETAQHAAVRELREETALRAADAEVLGALDDFETSSGHLVTPFVIWLGSPQPAEPNPDEVQSIHLLPLSRLTGPDIPSWRVDGGGARLLYLPLGDGMRIHAPTGAFLYQFAAVALAGREVRVNGLAQPGFTAR from the coding sequence ATGAATGGGTTTCCGGCCCCCTCGGTGATTCGCACCCGCCTTGCCGACCGCCAACGCCTGGATTTGTCCCATCTCGGGAACCTGCGCCGGGCCGCGGTGGCGATCACCGTCATGGACGCCGGAGCCACCGGCCCGAACGTGGTGATCATCAAGCGCTCGACAAGGCACGGGAATCCCGGGCAGTGGGCGCTGCCGGGGGGACGCATCGATGCCGGGGAAACCGCGCAGCATGCGGCGGTCAGGGAATTGCGGGAGGAAACCGCCCTGCGGGCCGCCGATGCCGAGGTGCTCGGGGCGCTCGATGACTTCGAGACCTCCAGCGGGCACCTGGTCACGCCGTTCGTCATCTGGCTGGGCTCGCCCCAACCGGCCGAACCCAACCCGGACGAGGTCCAGTCGATCCATCTGCTGCCGCTGTCCAGGCTCACCGGACCGGACATCCCCAGCTGGCGCGTCGACGGCGGCGGCGCCAGGTTGCTCTACCTGCCGCTGGGCGACGGGATGCGGATCCATGCCCCGACCGGGGCGTTCCTGTACCAGTTTGCCGCGGTGGCCCTCGCCGGCCGGGAGGTCCGCGTCAACGGCCTGGCGCAGCCCGGGTTCACCGCCCGTTAA
- a CDS encoding SGNH/GDSL hydrolase family protein, translating into MGTRKPLLILAIVSVIAGLLGFSGGPRADEPVPQAFALPAGGVQVRFMVAGDSITAAGSHTVADGHVGEASWINYVNTPGAPPALAWTGGWALGGAQTGDMAAALRHGSADALVILAGTNDLARHTTRERTAANLIRISQIVQAPVVLLSSVPPRDDAVDATVDYNGFLQSLAAERGWIFVDAAAGLRSDANTFAAGLSDDGVHPNVEGARILGAAIGQALGTKPVVAIADTSGAEPLG; encoded by the coding sequence TTGGGAACCCGCAAACCCCTGCTCATACTCGCCATCGTGTCCGTCATTGCCGGCCTGCTCGGCTTCTCCGGAGGCCCGCGCGCCGATGAACCGGTGCCGCAGGCCTTTGCCCTGCCCGCCGGCGGGGTCCAGGTGAGGTTCATGGTCGCCGGGGACTCGATCACCGCCGCCGGCAGCCACACGGTTGCCGACGGGCACGTCGGGGAGGCCTCCTGGATCAACTACGTGAACACGCCCGGGGCACCCCCGGCCCTGGCCTGGACCGGCGGGTGGGCCCTGGGCGGGGCCCAGACCGGGGACATGGCCGCGGCCCTGCGCCACGGCAGCGCCGACGCGCTGGTGATCCTGGCCGGAACCAACGACCTGGCCCGCCACACCACACGCGAGCGGACCGCGGCGAACCTCATCCGGATCTCGCAGATCGTCCAGGCCCCGGTGGTCCTGCTCTCCAGCGTCCCGCCGCGCGACGACGCGGTGGACGCCACCGTGGACTACAACGGCTTCCTGCAATCCCTGGCCGCCGAGCGCGGGTGGATCTTCGTGGACGCCGCCGCCGGGCTGCGCAGCGATGCCAACACCTTTGCCGCCGGGCTCAGCGACGACGGGGTGCACCCCAACGTGGAAGGCGCCAGGATCCTGGGCGCGGCCATCGGCCAGGCGCTGGGCACGAAACCCGTCGTAGCAATCGCCGACACCTCGGGGGCCGAGCCCCTAGGCTAG
- a CDS encoding AMP-binding protein: protein MQSFNIPVLSTLPWDVQPAVLLCDRHPGDAIAFTVIDADLGSVDLDYATLKLRSEQAAALFASRGIKPGDRVATLMGKSAELLYTLLGLWRLGAVHVPLFTAFATPAIEVRVAGADAKLIVADAAQAPKLASLAYPVLGTEELVELLEAQPSGFAPATRSLDDPLVEIFTSGTTGTPKGVAVPVRALEAFDTYFRYGLDVAAEDVFWNVADPGWAYGLYYGILAPLYAGKRNLLLSTGFSAEACWAVLEKFNVTNFAAAPTIVRSLRAAKPEGVPGLTLAKASSAGEPLDATTIAWAQGVLGVPVRDHYGQTEMGMCIVNGWAPEVIDTVKAGSMGRPMPGYSACVLHPENDECAPAGTRGRVALNVAGSPMLWFNGYTGDPARTAERYSADGRWYLTGDAGTMDEDGYIFFSSRDDDVIIMAGYRIGPFEVESVLAEHPLVLESAVIGIPDELRGEVLVAHVVLKDGATGSDQLTAELQSLVKTRYAAHAYPRKITYAAELPKTPSGKLQRFILRERESLQD from the coding sequence ATGCAGTCGTTCAATATCCCCGTCCTCTCCACGCTGCCGTGGGACGTGCAACCGGCGGTGCTCCTGTGCGACAGGCACCCCGGGGACGCGATCGCCTTCACGGTCATCGATGCGGACCTGGGCTCGGTGGACCTTGACTACGCGACGCTGAAACTGCGCTCCGAGCAGGCCGCGGCGCTCTTTGCCTCCCGCGGCATCAAGCCCGGGGACCGCGTGGCCACGCTGATGGGCAAGAGCGCCGAACTGCTCTACACGCTGCTGGGGCTGTGGCGGCTGGGCGCCGTGCACGTGCCGCTGTTCACCGCCTTCGCCACGCCCGCCATCGAGGTCCGGGTTGCCGGGGCCGATGCCAAGCTCATCGTCGCCGACGCCGCCCAGGCGCCCAAGCTCGCATCCCTGGCCTACCCGGTGCTGGGCACCGAGGAGCTGGTGGAGCTGCTCGAGGCGCAGCCGTCCGGCTTCGCACCGGCGACCCGGTCGCTGGATGACCCGCTGGTGGAGATCTTCACCTCCGGGACCACCGGAACCCCGAAGGGGGTTGCCGTTCCGGTGCGCGCGTTGGAGGCCTTCGACACCTACTTCCGCTACGGCCTGGACGTCGCGGCCGAGGACGTCTTCTGGAACGTGGCCGATCCCGGCTGGGCCTACGGGCTGTACTACGGGATCCTCGCCCCGCTCTACGCCGGGAAGCGGAACCTGCTGCTGTCCACCGGGTTCAGCGCCGAGGCCTGCTGGGCGGTGCTGGAAAAGTTCAACGTCACCAACTTCGCCGCAGCCCCCACCATCGTGCGCTCCCTGCGCGCCGCCAAGCCCGAGGGGGTTCCCGGGCTCACGCTCGCCAAGGCCTCCTCGGCCGGCGAACCGCTCGATGCCACCACCATCGCCTGGGCCCAGGGTGTGCTCGGGGTCCCGGTGCGCGACCACTACGGGCAGACCGAGATGGGCATGTGCATCGTCAACGGCTGGGCCCCGGAGGTCATCGATACGGTCAAGGCCGGATCCATGGGCCGGCCCATGCCCGGATACTCGGCCTGCGTGTTGCACCCCGAGAACGACGAATGCGCGCCGGCCGGAACCCGCGGACGGGTCGCGCTGAACGTCGCCGGATCCCCGATGCTCTGGTTCAACGGATACACCGGGGACCCGGCACGCACCGCCGAACGCTACTCCGCCGACGGACGCTGGTACCTCACCGGGGACGCCGGGACCATGGACGAAGACGGCTACATCTTCTTCTCCTCGCGCGACGACGACGTGATCATCATGGCCGGCTACCGGATCGGCCCGTTCGAGGTCGAGTCGGTGCTGGCCGAACACCCGCTGGTGCTCGAATCCGCCGTCATCGGGATCCCCGACGAGCTGCGCGGCGAGGTGCTGGTGGCCCACGTGGTGCTCAAGGACGGGGCCACCGGCAGCGACCAGCTCACCGCCGAGCTGCAATCCCTGGTCAAGACCCGCTACGCGGCCCACGCCTACCCGCGCAAGATCACCTACGCCGCCGAGCTGCCCAAGACCCCCTCGGGGAAACTGCAGCGCTTCATCCTGCGCGAACGGGAATCGTTGCAGGATTGA
- a CDS encoding DUF305 domain-containing protein, whose protein sequence is MSEPKTSRALVIAVVVLMLAMATGGWILGSANPRSAFPSDASPEAGFARDMQTHHHQAVQLSMIIREHSTNPSVRSMAYDIALTQQQQSGQMYAWLETWGVPQTGESMTWMSDLLTDDGTHAGHGTVAPDQAHTMASMGMASAADIDKLTAARGTGADRRFLTLMIAHHKGGVEMAQAYLQRGNDPMVTAFADKIVMTQQAEISALTQLLAQLS, encoded by the coding sequence ATGTCCGAACCCAAAACTTCCCGTGCCCTGGTCATTGCCGTGGTGGTGCTCATGCTCGCCATGGCCACCGGCGGCTGGATCCTGGGCTCCGCCAACCCGCGCAGCGCCTTCCCCTCCGATGCCTCCCCCGAGGCCGGCTTTGCCCGCGACATGCAGACGCACCACCACCAGGCCGTGCAGCTGTCCATGATCATCCGCGAGCACTCCACCAATCCGTCGGTGCGCTCGATGGCCTACGACATCGCCCTGACCCAGCAACAGCAGTCCGGGCAGATGTACGCCTGGCTCGAGACCTGGGGGGTGCCGCAGACCGGCGAATCGATGACCTGGATGAGCGACCTGCTCACCGACGACGGCACCCATGCCGGGCACGGAACCGTTGCCCCCGACCAGGCGCACACCATGGCCTCGATGGGCATGGCCAGTGCGGCCGACATCGACAAGCTCACCGCCGCGCGCGGGACCGGGGCCGACCGCCGGTTCCTGACCCTGATGATCGCCCACCACAAAGGTGGGGTCGAGATGGCGCAGGCCTACCTGCAACGCGGAAACGATCCGATGGTCACCGCGTTCGCCGACAAAATCGTCATGACCCAACAGGCCGAGATCTCGGCCCTGACCCAGCTGCTTGCGCAGCTGAGCTAA
- a CDS encoding DUF3105 domain-containing protein has product MNKRQEAQEVLAKAQAKEKRTKILTVALVAAAALAIIVPTAVVLSGAAQEKSAVAAAAAAPIEGVKDYKVPSANHVDAKVTYAQKPGVGGDHNPVWLNCGIYEKPVPENNAVHSLEHGAVWISYDGISDAELAVLKQDVGEKTYMLLTPYPDQGAKIKLTAWGEQLSVDAADDPRIAAFVKKYRQGPQTPEPGAPCTGGVGL; this is encoded by the coding sequence ATGAACAAGCGCCAAGAAGCCCAAGAAGTCCTTGCCAAGGCCCAGGCCAAGGAAAAACGCACCAAGATCCTCACCGTTGCGCTGGTCGCCGCCGCCGCCCTGGCCATCATCGTTCCCACCGCGGTGGTGCTCAGCGGTGCCGCCCAGGAGAAATCGGCCGTCGCCGCGGCCGCCGCCGCCCCCATCGAGGGTGTGAAGGACTACAAGGTCCCCTCGGCCAACCACGTCGATGCCAAGGTGACCTACGCGCAGAAGCCCGGCGTCGGCGGGGACCACAACCCCGTCTGGCTCAACTGCGGCATCTATGAAAAGCCGGTTCCGGAAAACAACGCCGTGCATTCCCTGGAGCACGGTGCGGTGTGGATCAGCTACGACGGGATTTCCGATGCGGAGCTGGCCGTGCTGAAGCAGGACGTGGGAGAAAAGACCTACATGCTCCTGACCCCGTACCCGGACCAGGGCGCCAAGATCAAGCTCACCGCCTGGGGCGAGCAGCTCAGCGTGGATGCCGCCGACGACCCGCGCATCGCCGCATTCGTCAAGAAGTACCGCCAGGGTCCCCAGACCCCGGAACCCGGTGCACCGTGCACCGGCGGCGTCGGCCTCTAA